A window from Brucella sp. BE17 encodes these proteins:
- a CDS encoding IclR family transcriptional regulator yields METDDRYRAPALDKGLDILELLASVDGGLTQAEIAKHLDRSPNEFYRMLDRLVRRGYVTRLDGDRYSLTLKLFGLAHLHAPVRRLASFATPYMRALADRSRQANQLSVFDRGSVVVIAQQEAPDYWGISIRVGSHISLFDTGSGHVLLAFRSTEERKMMIAEYVKDSDAVELDDSFYERLDQIRERGYEMMPSAQVAGVYNLSAPILGPDGTCIAALTCPYVTLVNSASAPDITQTINLLLKTVSDLSRLVGSDVGANE; encoded by the coding sequence TTGGAAACAGATGACCGCTATCGCGCCCCCGCACTCGACAAGGGACTGGACATTCTCGAACTGCTGGCGAGCGTCGACGGTGGTCTGACGCAGGCCGAGATTGCCAAGCACCTCGACCGCAGTCCCAATGAGTTCTACCGTATGCTCGACCGGCTGGTGCGGCGCGGCTATGTCACGAGACTGGATGGCGACCGCTATTCGCTCACACTCAAGCTGTTCGGCCTTGCGCATCTCCACGCACCGGTGCGTCGCCTTGCCTCTTTTGCGACACCCTACATGCGCGCGCTCGCAGACCGTTCGCGACAGGCCAACCAGCTTTCCGTCTTTGACCGCGGTTCGGTTGTCGTCATCGCGCAACAGGAAGCGCCCGATTACTGGGGCATTTCCATCCGAGTCGGCTCGCATATCAGCCTGTTCGACACCGGCTCGGGCCACGTGCTTCTGGCATTCCGCTCCACTGAGGAGCGCAAGATGATGATCGCCGAGTATGTTAAGGATAGTGATGCCGTCGAACTGGACGATAGCTTTTACGAACGGCTCGACCAGATCAGGGAACGTGGTTATGAAATGATGCCGAGCGCGCAGGTGGCTGGCGTCTATAACCTATCTGCGCCTATACTGGGGCCGGACGGCACCTGCATCGCTGCCCTCACTTGCCCCTATGTGACGTTAGTCAATTCAGCCTCTGCGCCCGACATCACCCAAACCATCAACTTGCTTCTCAAAACCGTTTCAGACCTGTCACGGCTGGTTGGATCGGACGTCGGCGCAAACGAATAG